In the Flagellimonas sp. HMM57 genome, one interval contains:
- a CDS encoding TonB-dependent receptor → MKLKNLCFVLFLVISSQTIGQVITGTVTSSDGPLPGATVIVKGTQNGVVTDFDGKYTLAKLNNGDVLVFSYVGFKSREITYSGQNQMNVQLIEDVFTLDEVVIVNYGTQKNIATSVIDADELSEFPNTDLGQALQGRAAGVTITNGGSPGSQTLIQIRGVNTFSDGRPLIVVDGVFTDNINSLDLASIEKIDVLKDAASTAIYGSRGTNGVVIVTTKKGKVGKASFSLNISSGIQEFNRRYDLLNTEQYIQFLREVNALAGQSGGPDFPVGRVNNDPSFDGNGVDTDWQEAYFRQASIYNITGNVNGGSEKARFNVGFSRLDQQGVFVDTGFERTTLNVNTDANVTDWLDIGQTLSLAYTETVLPEVDAGRDPFQNIIGQAPYIPVTTEDGLFGGTDSDDFNDSRNQIRVQATQDNLNRNTNIIGSLFANIKLAKGLSFRSQFGLSANLFLQDRERRAFAESGGRFVNPINFIDKTRQTLSQTVFTNTLALDRDFGKHSVNASAVLEQTRIRFESTAISDNNEVSSAIPEAFSPNARALSFSVPDNINSILFLGGYGYDDRYSISGSARRDASSRFSLDNGNAFQWFYSGALGWNVSNESWFNVSAINNLKLRASYGEAGNNRVGNGPLSVNQFNSALGVNLPASIGNETVTGISPVTPGNADLRWETQVKQNYGLDIGFLYDQIQFGFDYFKNRSSDLLVPVNSAPSNGIPGDSNEGVPVIRNVGDVDVEGMEFTLGYNDYKGKFKWNFWANVTHAKNVVENLGVSDDPIERARLDPPFDSALSRLAVGEAPFHFFGLVADGVYSTQEQIDAELPNNNDAAVPVQPGDVRFRDVNEDGQISLEDRAVIGNPNPDFTYAINLRAEYNGWDFDVLFNGVQGVDILNSNIFYLEGLDNGLNYGTQVLRRWQNPGDVTDIPRFRFGSNINNEISSRYIEDGSYLRLRNVTVGYTFPNTLVNKSGNGIIKKLRIYVQGQNLLTFTNYTGFDPEIAPFYNAQGLVDGLGIDRSAQPRPITVLSGVQFEF, encoded by the coding sequence ATGAAGCTAAAGAACTTATGTTTTGTCCTATTCTTGGTGATATCAAGTCAAACTATTGGGCAAGTTATAACAGGTACGGTAACCTCCAGTGATGGACCGCTACCAGGAGCAACCGTTATCGTTAAAGGTACCCAAAACGGTGTGGTAACCGATTTTGATGGAAAATATACCCTTGCCAAGTTGAACAATGGTGATGTTTTGGTCTTCTCTTATGTCGGATTTAAGTCAAGAGAGATTACGTATTCTGGTCAAAACCAAATGAATGTTCAACTTATTGAGGATGTGTTCACTTTGGATGAAGTGGTCATAGTCAACTATGGAACACAGAAGAACATTGCCACATCGGTAATCGATGCCGATGAACTAAGTGAGTTTCCCAACACTGATTTGGGGCAAGCATTACAAGGTAGGGCTGCAGGGGTGACCATTACCAATGGCGGTTCGCCGGGATCACAGACTTTGATACAAATTAGGGGTGTAAATACCTTTAGTGATGGTAGACCGCTTATCGTAGTGGATGGGGTGTTCACAGATAATATCAATAGTCTTGATTTGGCAAGTATTGAAAAGATAGATGTATTGAAAGACGCGGCTTCCACTGCAATTTATGGGTCAAGGGGTACCAATGGGGTGGTCATTGTAACCACAAAGAAAGGTAAAGTTGGCAAAGCGTCATTTTCATTGAACATATCTTCGGGTATCCAAGAATTCAATAGGCGATATGATCTTTTGAACACTGAGCAATACATTCAATTTCTTAGGGAGGTCAACGCACTGGCTGGTCAAAGTGGTGGTCCCGATTTTCCAGTAGGACGAGTTAACAATGACCCTTCATTTGATGGAAATGGAGTGGATACAGATTGGCAAGAGGCATATTTTAGACAAGCATCCATCTATAATATTACCGGTAATGTAAATGGTGGTAGCGAAAAAGCACGATTCAATGTTGGCTTTTCACGTTTGGACCAACAAGGGGTATTTGTAGATACCGGTTTCGAAAGAACCACACTAAATGTAAATACAGATGCCAATGTAACAGATTGGTTGGATATTGGACAAACCTTGTCTTTGGCATACACTGAAACTGTATTGCCCGAAGTTGATGCAGGACGTGACCCATTCCAAAACATTATAGGCCAGGCACCCTATATTCCTGTGACTACGGAAGATGGTCTTTTTGGAGGAACTGATTCGGATGACTTTAACGACTCAAGGAATCAAATCAGAGTTCAGGCAACACAAGACAATTTGAATAGAAACACGAATATTATTGGTAGCCTTTTTGCAAATATCAAACTGGCTAAAGGGCTTTCATTTAGGTCTCAATTTGGATTGAGCGCAAACCTTTTCCTGCAAGATAGGGAAAGAAGAGCTTTTGCGGAATCTGGTGGTAGATTTGTGAACCCTATCAATTTTATCGATAAGACCAGACAGACACTATCTCAAACGGTTTTTACCAATACATTGGCTCTTGATCGTGATTTTGGCAAACACTCGGTGAACGCCTCGGCGGTATTGGAACAAACAAGAATACGATTTGAATCGACCGCAATATCGGATAACAACGAAGTATCTTCTGCTATACCTGAGGCTTTTTCACCTAATGCGAGAGCTTTATCCTTTTCGGTTCCAGACAACATCAACTCAATTCTTTTTTTAGGGGGGTATGGATATGATGACCGATATTCTATAAGTGGTTCGGCCAGACGGGATGCTTCGTCTAGATTTTCTTTGGACAACGGAAATGCTTTCCAGTGGTTTTATTCAGGAGCTTTGGGCTGGAACGTTTCTAACGAATCTTGGTTCAATGTAAGTGCGATTAACAACTTAAAGTTACGAGCCAGTTACGGAGAGGCAGGAAATAATAGAGTTGGAAATGGTCCTCTTTCGGTAAATCAGTTTAACTCGGCATTGGGTGTAAATTTACCAGCTTCGATAGGAAATGAGACCGTAACGGGAATTTCCCCTGTAACCCCTGGAAATGCTGATTTACGTTGGGAAACCCAAGTAAAGCAAAATTATGGCTTGGACATAGGCTTCTTATATGACCAGATTCAGTTTGGTTTCGACTATTTCAAAAACCGAAGTAGTGATCTTTTAGTTCCTGTCAATTCTGCTCCTTCCAATGGTATTCCCGGGGATAGCAATGAAGGCGTCCCCGTAATCAGAAATGTGGGTGATGTAGATGTAGAAGGTATGGAATTTACGTTAGGCTATAATGATTATAAAGGTAAGTTCAAATGGAATTTTTGGGCAAACGTAACTCATGCAAAAAATGTTGTTGAGAACCTTGGGGTATCAGATGACCCTATCGAAAGGGCGAGGCTTGATCCACCTTTCGATTCTGCACTGTCCAGATTGGCTGTTGGCGAAGCTCCTTTCCACTTCTTTGGTCTAGTGGCAGATGGTGTTTATTCCACGCAAGAACAAATAGATGCAGAACTTCCTAACAACAATGATGCGGCTGTGCCTGTTCAGCCAGGTGATGTTCGCTTTCGTGATGTTAATGAAGATGGTCAAATCAGTTTGGAAGATAGGGCAGTTATCGGAAATCCAAATCCGGATTTTACTTATGCTATTAATCTAAGGGCAGAATACAATGGTTGGGATTTTGATGTGCTGTTCAACGGAGTTCAGGGAGTTGATATCCTAAACAGCAACATTTTTTACTTGGAAGGCTTGGACAACGGTTTAAATTACGGTACCCAAGTCTTACGAAGATGGCAAAACCCTGGAGATGTTACCGATATCCCACGTTTTAGATTTGGTTCGAATATAAACAATGAAATTTCATCAAGATATATTGAAGACGGTTCTTATCTCAGATTAAGAAACGTGACCGTTGGCTACACTTTTCCCAATACCTTAGTGAACAAGTCTGGAAACGGTATCATCAAAAAGTTGCGGATTTATGTACAGGGCCAAAACTTACTGACATTTACAAACTATACAGGATTTGATCCAGAAATAGCTCCT
- a CDS encoding hybrid sensor histidine kinase/response regulator transcription factor: MVNVIKECPKLLRFLVLFVFLLSSKGAWSQIDFGSLEFNSVKENIFQRPITTMVTDKFGFIWIGTDGAGLYKFNGYSYTYYVHDLNDTNSINSNSISSLFVDASGQLWIGTDAGLCFYDDRLNSFKRLNNNVDDTIRPNYTNILCFAQYEDKFLVGTYDGIREVNTEKNALKNYALLGTAVLDLQYSTKGDLYIATNDGLKLERYRQKGQIEKMPLDLNGLDKHITKLHLDKRESLWVGTLRSGVFKGDLKKARPTFDKLDIVQSAIMSITSGIEHIFIAVENEGLAILDMNGNIVKHYLYNAKDKYSIASDSVWSILLDNENRLWLGYYENGLGFFDEHYNKFNALQRGDIENSIQTNDVKALAKTEDDKIWIAQINGIDILDANTGAIANVYGKSDSIYSGIKQGVYIEDVFIDSGGNVWIATWGDGIFLLKKGTKTFLNFTETSTSGVLKTDKVRCFTEDGTGKIWIGSFLEGVYYYDPTTEEIMVPAGDSYSSSQITQKDVKVLYHDSYGYIWVGTSSGLYHIKKKGEDKYNAVGHNIAISSKFGGHPSSSRILDIYETQDGTVWFGTNGGGLFLYKRDEHGFERLELENHNLTYVNAIFEPIKNELWLSSKQGVLKINRETNDFIRFTTYDGLLENFLIDRAVVMDKNGRVYLGTKKGVNIIEPKNIIYNPYLTKPYLKDIKLFNKKIDKTDQFSLLDSTPESNMITLRHDQNVLTIDYEAISYTRPEKNQYAYFLEGFEKTWNYVDSKTSATYTNLASGDYTFKLKASNNDNKWNEASVILQIRVMPPWWKTVWAYLLYALFFSLLVFSGMFLYKKRVNERNTFRLERERRKQKVELQQQKLQFFTNISHEFRTPLTLIINPIKELIELNESSFSTSIRQKHNIIHKNAERLSRLINELMDFRKLQSNKLRLRISQFNLIAHTKGILSFFNEESKRRSIRLELKYESKNLDVWADKGMLEKILFNLLSNAFKVTPNEGKVQVRVISGDKRILPLISEEAPIPVVEVSIKDNGPGIDQKDYKKIFKRFYQISELNKSYYGSTGVGLEMVKSFVELHKGVVEVQSELGKGSIFKIILPYGKEFYQGAQYSQTKKEQQLVSSIDTSKSKPEIYKIEDILSKKESKKKLLIAEDNVDLQDYLISILEQDYELILASDGQEGWLKAMEHHPDIIITDVIMPLMDGIEFSKKVKNDPSLNHIPIIMLTAKELTKDRIKGMEAGVEAYLVKPFDTKELKVVLEQLLLKKDRLLQRYANVSVPNTEKRETDLDNDFIQRVVEYVQDNIENPSLNVEKLSSHLCLSRSQVYRKIKTLTGLSPIEFIRRVRLERSRTLFQNDKNLNVSEVAHRVGFLSASYFTVCYKKQFGELPKRSK; this comes from the coding sequence ATGGTGAACGTTATAAAAGAATGTCCTAAGCTTTTAAGGTTTCTGGTTTTATTTGTTTTTCTTTTAAGTTCCAAAGGAGCTTGGTCACAAATTGACTTTGGGTCCTTGGAGTTTAATTCCGTTAAGGAAAATATCTTTCAACGTCCTATAACTACCATGGTAACGGACAAGTTTGGTTTTATATGGATAGGTACCGATGGGGCCGGTCTGTATAAGTTCAACGGTTATTCCTACACATACTACGTACATGATTTAAATGACACCAATAGTATTAATAGTAACTCGATAAGCTCACTATTTGTTGATGCATCAGGGCAATTATGGATAGGTACTGATGCGGGTCTATGTTTTTATGACGATAGGTTGAACTCTTTCAAAAGATTGAATAATAACGTAGATGATACTATACGACCGAACTACACTAATATATTGTGCTTTGCACAATACGAAGATAAGTTTCTTGTAGGGACCTATGATGGCATACGGGAGGTGAATACGGAAAAGAACGCCTTAAAAAATTACGCCTTGTTGGGAACTGCAGTTTTGGACTTGCAATATTCAACCAAAGGAGATCTTTATATCGCAACGAATGATGGATTAAAACTAGAACGCTATCGTCAAAAGGGACAAATTGAAAAGATGCCTTTAGATCTAAATGGTTTGGACAAGCACATCACAAAATTACATTTGGACAAGCGGGAAAGCCTATGGGTAGGAACTTTAAGGAGCGGAGTGTTTAAAGGGGATTTGAAAAAAGCACGACCGACTTTTGACAAACTGGATATTGTTCAAAGTGCCATAATGTCCATAACAAGTGGCATAGAACATATTTTTATTGCTGTTGAGAATGAAGGCCTGGCTATTCTGGATATGAACGGTAACATCGTAAAGCACTATCTGTATAATGCAAAGGACAAGTACAGTATAGCTTCTGACTCTGTTTGGTCCATATTATTGGATAATGAAAATAGACTTTGGCTTGGCTATTATGAAAATGGGTTGGGCTTTTTTGATGAACACTATAACAAATTTAATGCACTACAGAGAGGGGATATAGAAAATAGCATTCAAACCAATGACGTAAAGGCTTTGGCCAAAACAGAAGATGATAAGATTTGGATCGCCCAAATAAACGGAATCGATATTTTGGATGCGAACACAGGTGCTATTGCCAACGTATATGGGAAATCTGATTCAATTTATAGTGGTATAAAACAAGGGGTATATATTGAAGATGTCTTTATAGATAGTGGCGGAAATGTCTGGATAGCAACTTGGGGAGATGGAATCTTTCTATTGAAAAAAGGTACAAAGACTTTTTTAAACTTCACTGAGACGAGCACTTCTGGAGTGCTCAAAACTGATAAAGTCCGTTGTTTTACAGAAGATGGTACGGGAAAGATATGGATAGGTTCCTTTTTGGAAGGGGTCTATTATTATGATCCTACAACGGAAGAAATCATGGTTCCTGCTGGTGATTCATACAGTAGTTCCCAAATCACACAAAAAGATGTAAAAGTATTGTATCATGATAGTTATGGTTATATATGGGTGGGAACTTCTTCTGGGCTTTATCATATTAAAAAGAAGGGTGAAGATAAGTACAATGCAGTGGGCCATAATATCGCAATTTCATCCAAGTTTGGAGGGCACCCAAGTTCTAGCCGTATCTTGGATATTTATGAAACTCAGGACGGAACAGTATGGTTTGGAACCAACGGAGGCGGTCTGTTCCTGTATAAAAGAGATGAACATGGTTTTGAGCGATTGGAACTAGAGAATCATAATCTGACCTATGTCAACGCCATCTTTGAGCCGATTAAAAACGAACTTTGGTTAAGTAGCAAACAAGGAGTCTTAAAAATAAATAGGGAAACAAATGACTTTATCCGATTTACAACTTACGACGGGTTACTGGAAAATTTCTTGATCGATCGCGCAGTGGTAATGGATAAGAACGGTAGGGTATACTTAGGTACCAAAAAGGGAGTGAATATCATAGAACCTAAAAACATAATATACAATCCGTACTTGACAAAGCCTTATTTAAAGGATATTAAGCTTTTCAATAAAAAAATTGATAAGACCGACCAATTCAGTTTATTGGATTCAACCCCAGAGTCCAATATGATAACATTGCGGCATGATCAAAATGTATTGACCATCGATTATGAAGCGATAAGCTATACAAGACCAGAAAAAAATCAATACGCCTATTTTCTGGAAGGTTTTGAAAAAACATGGAACTATGTGGATTCCAAAACCAGTGCTACGTATACCAATCTTGCTTCTGGGGACTACACTTTTAAGCTAAAGGCATCAAACAACGATAACAAATGGAATGAGGCCTCGGTCATATTACAGATTAGGGTGATGCCCCCATGGTGGAAGACCGTTTGGGCTTATTTGCTCTATGCTCTCTTTTTTTCGCTTTTGGTGTTCTCTGGAATGTTCTTATATAAAAAGCGGGTAAATGAAAGAAATACATTTAGGCTCGAACGTGAACGCAGAAAACAAAAAGTAGAACTCCAACAACAGAAGCTTCAGTTCTTCACGAACATTTCCCACGAGTTTAGAACGCCATTAACATTGATAATCAATCCTATAAAGGAACTGATAGAATTGAATGAATCCAGTTTTTCCACATCTATCCGTCAAAAACACAACATTATACATAAAAACGCAGAGCGTTTATCAAGATTGATCAATGAGTTAATGGATTTTAGAAAGCTTCAATCCAATAAACTTAGGTTAAGGATTAGTCAATTTAACCTCATAGCGCATACCAAAGGGATACTCAGCTTTTTCAATGAAGAATCTAAACGAAGATCTATCCGTTTGGAGTTAAAGTACGAGAGCAAAAATCTGGATGTATGGGCCGATAAGGGCATGCTGGAAAAGATCTTGTTCAATTTATTGTCCAACGCCTTTAAAGTTACCCCAAATGAGGGCAAGGTTCAGGTGCGCGTAATTTCTGGGGACAAAAGAATTCTTCCCTTAATTAGTGAAGAAGCTCCAATTCCCGTTGTGGAAGTCAGCATAAAAGACAATGGCCCCGGTATCGATCAAAAAGATTATAAAAAAATATTCAAACGTTTCTATCAAATCAGTGAGCTGAACAAATCGTATTACGGAAGCACAGGTGTAGGTTTGGAAATGGTAAAGAGCTTTGTGGAACTTCACAAGGGAGTTGTAGAAGTGCAGAGTGAGCTGGGAAAAGGCTCCATTTTTAAAATAATCCTACCCTATGGAAAGGAGTTCTACCAAGGGGCGCAATATTCCCAAACGAAGAAAGAACAGCAGCTTGTATCGTCTATTGATACTTCAAAATCAAAACCTGAGATTTATAAGATTGAGGATATTCTATCCAAAAAGGAATCGAAAAAAAAGTTGCTTATTGCTGAGGACAATGTAGATCTCCAGGATTACCTTATTTCGATATTGGAGCAGGATTATGAGTTGATTTTGGCATCCGATGGTCAAGAAGGGTGGCTAAAAGCCATGGAACACCATCCAGATATTATCATTACCGATGTGATCATGCCACTTATGGATGGAATAGAGTTTAGTAAAAAGGTAAAGAACGACCCTTCATTAAACCATATACCAATTATAATGCTCACCGCTAAAGAACTTACAAAGGATAGAATAAAGGGAATGGAAGCAGGAGTAGAAGCCTATCTGGTCAAACCTTTTGATACAAAAGAACTTAAAGTGGTCTTGGAGCAGTTGTTATTGAAAAAAGACCGGCTACTGCAACGATATGCAAACGTATCCGTACCTAATACAGAAAAAAGAGAAACCGATTTGGACAATGACTTTATCCAAAGGGTTGTGGAATATGTTCAAGATAATATTGAAAACCCGTCTTTAAATGTTGAGAAACTATCCTCACATCTCTGCTTAAGTCGAAGCCAAGTCTACAGAAAAATTAAAACCTTGACAGGGCTATCCCCTATTGAATTTATCCGAAGGGTTCGTCTGGAAAGGTCGAGAACGCTTTTCCAAAATGATAAAAACCTTAATGTAAGTGAAGTTGCGCATAGGGTTGGTTTCTTATCAGCTTCGTACTTCACGGTTTGTTATAAAAAGCAATTCGGCGAGCTTCCAAAGAGGAGCAAATAG
- a CDS encoding endo-1,4-beta-xylanase: MGITKSTLIFSLFTFLFLQLGFTQGEKEFLITDFDGGGILPDTWEAYGDLGPYGVQNKRGNSDGKYYELIWNGSTTEGYSVSQSGITFRLIPKKKLKGKTINNVYLKMDVNCGGASGTVVNIVLVDGPNDCCNNDVNWLYQFTKNTCEWETIEINLGEFGYAYDPSNHEKHIDINKVGRVKVGIDIFSGPKRQTVQFDNVALVVKDNVKNYDTNTNIADDASLKTLANDFFVGVAVNPQRIKNTDYTTVYQKEFNSITAENAMKMKSILQGVDEEGNLICDWTKSDHIVDFAEANNMNLHGHTLIWYESIPDFLKDFQGTDEEFELIIEKYITAVVSRYKGKVDSWDVVNEAIADGSSELRKSIFFERMGPDYIKKCFRYARNADKDVKLFYNDYGLVYDEKKQKGAFELVDTLIVESLIDGVGYQMHIDFNYPNKTMIKSATDLIVERELLVHFSELDIKTNPKGDINEFTEERNQAQGKKVYEIVSVYNSIPEAYKYALTVWGLKDDDSWITPRYGFPDWPLLFDSSFGRKRAYSGFLQALD; this comes from the coding sequence ATGGGAATAACAAAATCAACCTTGATTTTTTCTTTATTTACATTTCTTTTTTTGCAGTTAGGTTTTACCCAAGGTGAAAAAGAATTTCTAATTACTGATTTTGACGGAGGAGGCATCTTACCCGATACTTGGGAAGCTTATGGAGACTTAGGTCCCTATGGAGTACAAAACAAAAGGGGCAACAGCGATGGTAAGTATTACGAATTAATTTGGAACGGTTCAACGACCGAAGGTTACAGCGTTAGCCAATCTGGTATTACTTTTCGGTTGATTCCAAAAAAGAAGCTTAAAGGAAAAACTATAAATAATGTCTATTTAAAAATGGATGTCAACTGTGGGGGAGCTTCCGGCACAGTAGTCAACATTGTCTTAGTAGACGGTCCAAATGACTGTTGCAACAACGACGTCAATTGGTTATATCAGTTCACGAAAAACACCTGTGAATGGGAAACCATAGAAATTAATTTGGGAGAGTTTGGCTATGCCTACGACCCAAGCAATCATGAAAAGCATATTGATATCAATAAAGTTGGCAGGGTTAAAGTGGGCATAGATATTTTTTCTGGACCTAAAAGACAAACTGTTCAATTTGATAATGTTGCATTGGTCGTAAAAGACAATGTAAAAAATTATGATACGAATACCAATATAGCTGATGACGCATCACTAAAAACCTTGGCGAACGACTTTTTTGTGGGTGTGGCCGTTAATCCACAACGTATCAAAAACACGGATTATACAACTGTATATCAAAAGGAATTCAATAGCATTACCGCAGAGAATGCCATGAAAATGAAAAGTATACTTCAAGGTGTTGATGAGGAAGGAAATCTTATATGCGATTGGACAAAATCCGATCATATTGTAGATTTTGCTGAGGCAAACAACATGAACCTTCATGGGCATACCCTTATCTGGTATGAAAGCATCCCCGATTTCCTAAAGGATTTTCAAGGAACTGATGAGGAGTTTGAACTGATCATTGAGAAATATATTACGGCTGTAGTGTCCAGATATAAAGGAAAAGTGGATTCATGGGATGTGGTGAACGAGGCAATTGCGGATGGTTCATCAGAACTTAGAAAATCGATATTTTTTGAACGCATGGGGCCAGACTATATAAAAAAGTGCTTCCGTTACGCCAGGAACGCAGACAAAGACGTTAAATTGTTCTACAACGATTACGGCCTGGTTTACGATGAAAAGAAACAGAAAGGAGCGTTCGAACTAGTAGATACCTTGATAGTCGAAAGCCTAATAGATGGTGTAGGATACCAAATGCATATCGACTTTAATTACCCCAACAAGACAATGATAAAATCCGCAACGGACCTTATTGTGGAACGTGAACTTTTGGTTCATTTTTCCGAACTGGACATCAAAACCAATCCCAAGGGAGACATCAATGAGTTTACAGAAGAAAGAAATCAGGCACAAGGCAAAAAAGTATACGAGATAGTAAGTGTTTACAATAGTATTCCAGAGGCATATAAATATGCACTCACTGTTTGGGGGCTTAAAGATGACGATTCATGGATAACACCCCGTTACGGTTTCCCGGATTGGCCACTTTTGTTTGATAGCTCCTTTGGAAGAAAAAGAGCCTACTCAGGTTTTTTACAAGCATTGGACTAG